A genome region from Deinococcus seoulensis includes the following:
- a CDS encoding NAD(P)H-hydrate dehydratase, with protein MEEAGRAVADAAHAAFPRGVALLLAGGGANGGDAFVAARHLRALGREVLVLALPSRHPLTRLNRRRWRAVGGVTRPLSASAVSHRAPGAGVIVDGLLGTGFRPPLRPALTGVIGALAAARAHGTPVVAIDLPSGLEEVSALVPEGPDGLPGTAGADLTVTFMGLKPALLFGAAAGHSGRVQLVPLRVPGEWVQAQAVAEQPTDAQVAALLPVRRADAHKGAAGRVWIVGGHPGTVGAAGMAGVGALRAGAGLVTVHSAAEVPLLMPELMVHRHPDLRAALLGTPESGRPDALAVGMGLGPDAAELARALLTWGIPTVLDADALQPELAGHGHDRCIWTPHPGEAARLLGTRTQDVTRDPLSAARALQQRLGGAVVLKGGPSVVAHAGGLSVSRGGHPGMASGGMGDTLSGVLAALLGQGLSAPDAAVAGVRLHARAGERAAQQHGYGLSASDVAQELGGAWQDLRDALPRSGPPR; from the coding sequence ATGGAGGAGGCCGGGCGGGCCGTGGCGGACGCCGCGCACGCCGCCTTCCCGCGCGGCGTGGCGCTGCTGCTGGCGGGCGGCGGCGCGAACGGCGGGGACGCGTTCGTGGCGGCCCGGCACCTGCGGGCACTGGGCCGCGAGGTGCTGGTGCTGGCGCTGCCGTCCCGGCACCCGCTGACGCGCCTGAACCGGCGGCGCTGGCGGGCGGTGGGCGGCGTGACACGGCCCCTGAGTGCCAGCGCCGTGTCGCACCGGGCGCCGGGGGCGGGCGTGATCGTGGACGGCCTGCTGGGCACCGGGTTCCGGCCGCCGCTGCGGCCCGCGCTGACCGGGGTGATCGGGGCGCTGGCGGCGGCACGCGCGCACGGCACGCCGGTCGTGGCGATCGACCTGCCCAGCGGACTGGAGGAAGTGTCGGCGCTGGTTCCGGAGGGCCCGGACGGCCTACCGGGCACGGCCGGGGCGGACCTGACCGTGACGTTCATGGGCCTGAAGCCCGCGTTGCTGTTCGGTGCGGCGGCCGGGCACTCGGGACGGGTGCAACTGGTGCCGCTGCGGGTGCCCGGCGAGTGGGTGCAGGCGCAGGCCGTCGCGGAGCAGCCGACCGACGCGCAGGTGGCGGCCCTGCTGCCGGTGCGCCGCGCGGACGCGCACAAGGGCGCGGCGGGCCGCGTGTGGATCGTGGGCGGGCACCCCGGCACGGTGGGCGCGGCGGGTATGGCCGGCGTGGGGGCGCTGCGGGCGGGGGCGGGGCTGGTCACGGTGCACTCGGCGGCGGAGGTGCCGCTGCTGATGCCGGAACTGATGGTTCACCGGCACCCGGACCTGCGCGCAGCGCTGCTGGGCACGCCAGAGTCGGGGCGGCCGGACGCGCTGGCCGTCGGGATGGGCCTGGGACCGGACGCCGCCGAGCTGGCCCGCGCCCTGCTGACCTGGGGCATCCCGACCGTGCTGGATGCCGACGCCCTGCAACCGGAACTGGCGGGGCACGGACATGACCGCTGCATCTGGACGCCTCACCCCGGCGAGGCCGCGAGGCTCCTGGGCACCCGCACGCAGGACGTGACCCGCGATCCCCTGAGCGCCGCCCGCGCCCTGCAACAGCGGCTGGGCGGCGCGGTCGTCCTGAAGGGCGGCCCCAGCGTCGTGGCGCACGCCGGGGGCCTGAGCGTGTCGCGCGGCGGGCATCCGGGCATGGCCAGCGGCGGCATGGGCGACACCCTGTCCGGCGTTCTGGCCGCGCTGCTGGGTCAGGGCCTGAGCGCCCCGGACGCCGCCGTGGCCGGGGTTCGTCTGCACGCCCGCGCCGGGGAACGCGCCGCGCAGCAGCACGGGTACGGCCTGAGCGCATCGGATGTCGCGCAGGAACTCGGGGGGGCGTGGCAGGACCTGCGCGACGCCCTGCCCCGGTCAGGCCCGCCCCGCTGA
- a CDS encoding tetratricopeptide repeat protein: MSAARRPDAGQATPDGEQATPEGEHVTPEQLNTDSSQAAPSERVLSLADLIGQREWRRALATARAQGAPLDLEQALDTVLTVQSAVRARRYPAARQAAAELAPLLPTVPEPEGSALRAQVDPQELTGALRALDAGQKVADPAELAALLAGALAQPLTRAEALNMQGILHAVSGEAGQARAVLEEAMQADPGHYRALTNLGNLDMEAGQFAAAEAVYRRVLTLNPDYDGGHHNLGVALRRQGRVAEGVKSIRRGQQLSMKRSKEDTNAEMKEQFAQNPAMKNLRWVLIAVAALIVFLVVRGVGG, encoded by the coding sequence GTGAGTGCCGCGCGCCGCCCGGACGCCGGGCAGGCCACGCCGGACGGAGAGCAGGCCACGCCGGAAGGAGAGCACGTCACGCCGGAGCAACTGAACACGGACTCCTCGCAGGCGGCGCCGTCTGAGCGGGTCCTGTCGCTGGCTGACCTGATCGGGCAGCGCGAGTGGCGCCGGGCGCTGGCGACCGCGCGGGCGCAGGGCGCGCCGCTGGATCTGGAGCAGGCGCTGGACACCGTGCTGACCGTGCAGAGTGCCGTGCGGGCGCGGCGGTACCCGGCGGCGCGGCAGGCGGCGGCCGAACTGGCGCCGCTGCTGCCGACCGTGCCGGAACCCGAGGGAAGCGCGCTGCGGGCGCAGGTGGACCCGCAGGAACTGACCGGGGCGCTGCGGGCGCTGGACGCCGGGCAGAAAGTCGCGGACCCGGCCGAACTGGCGGCGCTGCTGGCGGGCGCGCTGGCGCAGCCGCTGACGCGCGCCGAGGCGCTGAACATGCAGGGCATCCTGCACGCCGTGAGCGGCGAGGCCGGGCAGGCGCGGGCCGTGCTGGAGGAAGCCATGCAGGCCGATCCCGGGCACTACCGCGCCCTGACGAACCTGGGCAACCTGGACATGGAGGCCGGGCAGTTCGCGGCGGCCGAGGCGGTGTACCGGCGGGTGCTGACCCTGAATCCCGATTACGACGGCGGGCACCACAACCTGGGCGTGGCGCTGCGCCGCCAGGGGCGTGTGGCCGAGGGCGTGAAGTCCATCCGGCGCGGGCAGCAGCTGAGCATGAAACGCTCGAAGGAAGACACGAACGCCGAGATGAAGGAACAGTTCGCGCAGAATCCGGCCATGAAGAATCTGCGCTGGGTGCTGATCGCCGTGGCCGCGCTGATCGTGTTCCTGGTCGTGCGGGGCGTGGGCGGCTGA
- the rsmA gene encoding 16S rRNA (adenine(1518)-N(6)/adenine(1519)-N(6))-dimethyltransferase RsmA, whose protein sequence is MNDPIPPTSSGATAPLYSPARVRELLTRHGLKPTKSLGQNFLIDGNILRAIAEAGGAAPGVPVLEIGPGLGVLTREIHSRGAQVTTLEKDERLRAVLSETLGDTDVQIIWGDALDFDYAGLPDGTRVIANLPYYITGLLLSRFMRAPGIVSATVLVQKEVGQRLAAKPGTDNYGFLSAIAALYGTVRHVRDVPKGAFLPAPDVTSSVIRLDFDRSRPAPEPEFLKFIEAALHHRRKTLRNNLRMIGHDGEAIDAALAGLNIRPDVRAEDVALHDLRDMAVKLGVIR, encoded by the coding sequence TTGAACGACCCGATCCCACCCACCAGTAGCGGAGCGACCGCCCCGCTGTACTCACCGGCCCGCGTGCGCGAACTCCTGACCCGCCACGGACTGAAACCCACCAAGAGCCTCGGGCAGAACTTCCTGATCGACGGGAACATCCTGCGCGCCATCGCCGAGGCCGGCGGAGCCGCGCCCGGCGTGCCCGTCCTGGAAATCGGCCCCGGCCTGGGCGTCCTGACCCGCGAGATCCACTCGCGCGGCGCGCAGGTCACCACCCTGGAAAAAGACGAACGGCTGCGCGCCGTCCTGAGCGAAACGCTGGGCGACACCGACGTGCAGATCATCTGGGGCGACGCCCTGGACTTCGACTACGCTGGCCTCCCGGACGGCACGCGCGTGATCGCCAACCTGCCGTACTACATCACGGGCCTGCTGCTCTCACGCTTCATGCGCGCGCCGGGCATCGTGTCCGCCACCGTGCTGGTCCAGAAGGAGGTCGGGCAGCGCCTCGCCGCGAAACCCGGCACCGACAACTACGGCTTCCTGAGCGCCATCGCCGCCCTGTACGGCACCGTCCGCCACGTCCGCGACGTGCCCAAGGGCGCGTTCCTGCCTGCCCCGGACGTGACCAGCAGCGTCATCCGCCTGGACTTCGACCGCAGCCGCCCCGCCCCGGAACCCGAATTCCTGAAGTTCATCGAGGCGGCCCTGCACCACCGCCGCAAGACGCTGCGCAACAACCTGCGCATGATCGGCCACGACGGCGAGGCCATCGACGCGGCGCTGGCCGGACTGAACATCCGTCCAGACGTGCGGGCCGAGGACGTCGCCCTGCACGATCTGCGTGACATGGCTGTGAAACTCGGCGTGATACGGTAA
- a CDS encoding class I SAM-dependent methyltransferase, translating to MNYDEFADLYDHQYDVYRDDLHFYGGVGERAGGPVLEVGAGTGRVTSFLARRGVNVTGLEPSARMIERAQERAAKDGLNMRFVQGDVRTFRLDERFETVIAPFNALMHLYTPNEQLQGLENIHAHLKTGGSFVFDLYVPRFGKANTVRHEGETFHAPDGSRTDVFLVQRHDRPRQHITTEYHVDTTHADGTLKRRHYTLTQRYYTRYEVEWLLRFAGFESPRVTGSFQGGPLESGSDVMVFSTRAL from the coding sequence GTGAATTACGACGAGTTCGCCGACCTGTACGACCACCAGTACGACGTGTACCGTGACGACCTGCACTTCTACGGCGGCGTGGGGGAACGCGCGGGCGGCCCGGTGCTGGAGGTCGGGGCGGGCACCGGGCGGGTCACGTCGTTCCTGGCTCGGCGCGGCGTGAACGTCACGGGCCTGGAACCCAGCGCCCGCATGATCGAACGCGCCCAGGAACGCGCCGCGAAGGACGGCCTGAACATGCGCTTCGTGCAGGGCGACGTGCGGACCTTCCGCCTGGATGAACGCTTCGAGACGGTCATCGCGCCGTTCAACGCGCTGATGCACCTGTACACCCCGAACGAGCAGTTGCAGGGCCTGGAGAACATTCACGCGCACCTGAAGACCGGAGGCAGCTTCGTGTTCGACCTGTACGTGCCGCGCTTCGGGAAGGCGAACACCGTCCGGCACGAGGGCGAAACCTTCCACGCGCCGGACGGCAGCCGCACCGACGTGTTCCTGGTGCAGCGGCACGACCGGCCCCGCCAGCACATCACGACCGAGTACCACGTGGACACCACGCACGCGGACGGCACCCTGAAACGCCGCCACTACACCCTGACGCAGCGCTACTACACCCGCTACGAGGTCGAGTGGCTGCTGCGCTTCGCGGGATTCGAGAGTCCCCGCGTGACCGGCTCGTTCCAGGGCGGCCCGCTGGAGTCGGGCAGCGACGTGATGGTGTTCAGCACGCGGGCGCTGTAA
- a CDS encoding polysaccharide deacetylase family protein: MKSTLNRAALGVAAAGLLVIGGPFLLWQRANLGLLRAGPQTRRVVALTFDDGPDPRSTPAVLDALGEAGAQATFFVLAAPAEAHPDLIARMLREGHEVQAHAVRHRHAWLRTPRGAYRDPGDAAARIGAVIRQVGGTQPVTLHRPPHGAYSLFTRLGQRAAGLTGAHWSLEGQDWRAGQTPDGLRAHLRRALQPGAVIVLHDAGPGARVTVPALPGVLADLKARGYAATSLARLEDLRAERPADLPPRLMGTLDRLLDRLTRTEPAGDLKDSILRVSPTRFPGPDLTLRGSARGGSVPGGGLTLRAGVPAAEYHANNALMSQLGPVRTVRVARQDFRRVAADLQRRPELRGAQAVYCQSAVTPILERLGFETHDLPPATGRRLRVWANVLRRAYGSRAPAQEPKLSVLSREDFLRLYGEAPQ, from the coding sequence ATGAAGTCCACCCTGAACCGCGCGGCGCTGGGCGTCGCGGCGGCGGGCCTGCTGGTGATCGGCGGGCCGTTCCTGCTGTGGCAGCGCGCGAACCTGGGCCTGCTGCGCGCCGGGCCGCAGACGCGCCGGGTGGTGGCCCTGACCTTCGACGACGGCCCGGACCCCCGCAGCACCCCGGCGGTACTGGACGCCCTGGGCGAGGCAGGCGCGCAGGCCACGTTCTTCGTGCTGGCTGCGCCCGCAGAGGCGCACCCGGACCTGATCGCGCGGATGCTGCGCGAGGGGCACGAGGTGCAGGCGCACGCCGTGCGGCACCGGCACGCGTGGCTGAGAACCCCCCGGGGCGCGTACCGTGATCCGGGCGACGCGGCGGCCCGCATCGGCGCGGTCATCCGGCAGGTGGGCGGCACGCAGCCCGTGACGCTGCACCGCCCGCCGCACGGCGCGTACAGCCTGTTCACGCGGCTGGGCCAGCGCGCCGCCGGGCTGACCGGCGCCCACTGGAGTCTGGAAGGGCAGGACTGGCGGGCCGGGCAGACCCCGGATGGCCTGCGCGCCCACCTGCGTCGCGCGCTGCAACCAGGGGCGGTGATCGTGCTGCACGACGCGGGGCCCGGCGCGCGCGTCACCGTGCCTGCCCTGCCCGGCGTGCTGGCCGACCTGAAGGCGCGTGGGTACGCCGCGACCAGCCTCGCGCGGCTGGAGGACCTGCGCGCGGAACGGCCCGCCGACCTCCCGCCCCGCCTGATGGGCACCCTGGACCGCCTGCTGGACCGCCTCACGCGTACTGAACCCGCCGGGGACCTGAAGGACTCGATCCTGCGGGTCTCCCCCACCCGTTTTCCGGGGCCGGACCTGACGCTGCGCGGCTCTGCACGGGGCGGCTCTGTACCGGGCGGCGGCCTGACCCTGCGCGCGGGCGTCCCGGCCGCCGAGTACCACGCGAACAACGCTCTGATGTCGCAGCTCGGGCCGGTCCGCACGGTACGGGTGGCCCGGCAGGACTTCCGGCGGGTGGCGGCCGACCTTCAACGCCGCCCGGAACTGCGCGGGGCGCAGGCCGTGTACTGCCAGTCGGCGGTCACGCCCATCCTGGAACGCCTGGGCTTCGAGACGCACGACCTGCCGCCCGCCACGGGGCGCCGCCTGCGCGTCTGGGCGAACGTGCTGCGCCGCGCGTACGGCAGCCGCGCGCCCGCACAGGAACCGAAACTCAGTGTCCTGAGCCGCGAGGACTTCCTGCGGCTGTACGGCGAGGCGCCGCAGTAA
- a CDS encoding MGDG synthase family glycosyltransferase, with amino-acid sequence MSTGFGRGHHQANRALDTALRARGVNLHARHADFLTYLNPVERTVTAGTYDLWLRYAPGIYRAFYNWTDRESEPRAVVGTFHHMGLRGTVRDVREVRPEVVVSSYPIPVAAAAAARTRLRLDFLNALIVTDYRVHHHWARPEADLLMVATPEAAGQMDAWKIPPERVVVTGIPIAPVFRTLIGADRAALRERHGLRSDQPVILISGGGTGTFRALRGVLSELSNLGRPVQVLVLAGADGQGVERVGGATVHRLGFTTDFPELLAASDLVVGKAGGLTVAEATTLGVPMVIHEPIPGQEEHNADLLERHGAALWARQLREVRPAVLRALDPDTHAAMSAAARRLGIPDAADRVAQAVLGRLGRA; translated from the coding sequence ATGTCCACCGGTTTCGGGCGCGGGCATCATCAGGCGAACCGGGCGCTGGACACGGCGCTGCGGGCGCGCGGCGTGAACCTGCACGCCCGGCACGCGGATTTCCTGACGTACCTGAACCCGGTCGAGCGTACCGTCACGGCCGGCACGTACGACCTGTGGCTGCGGTACGCGCCGGGCATCTACCGCGCGTTCTACAACTGGACGGACCGCGAGAGCGAACCGCGCGCGGTGGTGGGCACCTTTCACCACATGGGGCTGCGCGGCACGGTCCGCGACGTGCGCGAGGTGCGGCCCGAGGTGGTCGTCAGCTCCTACCCCATTCCGGTGGCGGCGGCGGCAGCGGCCCGCACGCGCCTGCGGCTGGACTTCCTGAACGCGCTGATCGTCACGGATTACCGTGTGCATCACCACTGGGCGCGGCCCGAGGCGGACCTGCTGATGGTGGCGACGCCCGAAGCAGCCGGGCAGATGGACGCCTGGAAGATCCCGCCGGAGCGGGTGGTCGTGACCGGCATTCCCATCGCGCCGGTGTTCCGCACCCTGATCGGCGCGGACCGCGCGGCGCTGCGAGAACGCCACGGCCTGCGCTCCGACCAGCCGGTGATCCTGATCTCGGGCGGCGGGACCGGCACGTTCCGGGCGCTGCGCGGCGTGCTGAGCGAACTGTCGAACCTGGGGCGGCCCGTGCAGGTTCTGGTGCTGGCTGGCGCGGACGGGCAGGGCGTGGAGCGGGTGGGGGGCGCGACCGTTCACCGGCTGGGCTTCACGACCGACTTTCCGGAACTGCTGGCCGCCTCGGACCTGGTGGTCGGCAAGGCGGGTGGCCTGACGGTGGCCGAGGCGACCACGCTGGGCGTGCCGATGGTCATTCACGAACCCATTCCGGGGCAGGAGGAGCACAACGCCGACCTGCTGGAGCGCCACGGCGCGGCCCTCTGGGCGCGGCAGCTGCGCGAGGTGCGGCCTGCCGTACTGCGCGCCCTGGACCCCGACACGCACGCCGCCATGAGCGCCGCCGCACGCCGACTGGGCATCCCGGACGCCGCCGACCGCGTGGCGCAGGCGGTGCTGGGCCGCCTGGGACGCGCATGA
- a CDS encoding LptF/LptG family permease → MTRLTRYVTAELLPPLLAGTLLFTAILSFGYFFISSQWLSGVPVGLIARWIGYQMPDTLVKVFPMAVVLMTVVAFGRMSTERELVAVQGGGISLGRIARPAAVVALLVTALSVWLSLWVAPRANVETRGLYWDALTGAGLSQLVGKTVDLGNNLTLSMQGYDAAKRELRGVRVQKWQPDGEARGTVILAERGTFENNRLSLSGYSTFVVDYGAVAALTRIPENDPAAFRAAVQDVFPSVIVPEKATDTLNVDTGLSRKQTLAQYADAIGADAQGWPELITKLTAPGVSAADRADARVNLNRKLALPFANLVLVLAALPFALRFGRTLGVSLGIALMIAVAYYLLFFVGLTVAGLIPDFPEAGVWLANVLFAGAGLWQLRRT, encoded by the coding sequence TTGACGCGCCTGACGCGCTACGTGACGGCGGAACTGCTGCCGCCGCTGCTGGCGGGCACGCTGCTGTTCACGGCGATCCTGAGTTTCGGTTACTTCTTCATCTCCAGTCAGTGGCTCAGCGGGGTGCCGGTGGGGCTGATCGCCCGCTGGATCGGGTACCAGATGCCGGACACGCTGGTGAAGGTCTTCCCGATGGCGGTCGTGCTGATGACGGTCGTGGCGTTCGGCCGCATGAGCACCGAACGGGAACTCGTGGCGGTGCAGGGCGGCGGGATCAGCCTGGGCCGCATCGCACGCCCGGCGGCAGTCGTGGCGCTGCTCGTCACGGCCCTGTCGGTGTGGCTGAGCCTGTGGGTCGCGCCGCGCGCGAACGTGGAGACGCGCGGCCTGTACTGGGACGCCCTGACCGGCGCGGGCCTGTCGCAACTGGTCGGCAAGACCGTGGACCTTGGGAACAACCTGACGCTGTCCATGCAGGGCTACGACGCCGCAAAACGGGAACTGCGGGGCGTGCGCGTGCAGAAGTGGCAACCGGACGGCGAGGCGCGCGGCACGGTCATCCTGGCCGAGCGCGGCACCTTCGAGAACAACCGCCTGAGCCTCAGCGGGTACTCGACGTTCGTGGTGGATTACGGCGCGGTCGCCGCCCTGACCCGCATCCCCGAGAACGACCCGGCCGCCTTCCGCGCGGCCGTGCAGGACGTGTTCCCCAGCGTGATCGTGCCCGAGAAGGCCACCGACACCCTGAACGTGGACACCGGCCTGAGCCGCAAGCAGACGCTCGCGCAGTACGCCGACGCGATCGGCGCGGACGCCCAGGGCTGGCCCGAACTGATCACCAAGCTGACCGCGCCCGGCGTGAGCGCCGCCGACCGCGCCGACGCCCGCGTGAACCTGAACCGCAAACTGGCCCTGCCGTTCGCGAACCTGGTGCTGGTGCTGGCGGCCCTGCCGTTCGCCCTGCGCTTCGGTCGGACGCTGGGCGTCAGCCTGGGCATCGCGCTGATGATCGCCGTGGCGTACTACCTGCTGTTCTTCGTCGGCCTGACCGTGGCGGGCCTGATCCCGGACTTCCCCGAGGCCGGCGTGTGGCTGGCGAACGTGCTGTTCGCCGGGGCGGGCCTGTGGCAGCTGAGGCGCACTTGA
- the fabZ gene encoding 3-hydroxyacyl-ACP dehydratase FabZ produces the protein MDPILIQDVLKTLPHRFPFVMVDRVLSIEDGAVHAIKNVTVNEPFFPGHFPQEPVMPGVLITEALAQASMFCLHGQLEPGTVGYLAGIEGARFKRKVIPGDQLHLHAKLEFLRRGLGKTTCRAEVDGVVVAEATILFAVAQG, from the coding sequence ATGGACCCCATCCTGATTCAGGACGTTCTGAAGACCCTGCCGCACCGCTTTCCGTTCGTGATGGTGGACCGCGTGCTGTCCATCGAGGACGGCGCGGTGCACGCCATCAAGAACGTGACCGTCAACGAGCCGTTCTTCCCCGGTCACTTTCCGCAGGAGCCCGTGATGCCCGGCGTGCTGATCACCGAGGCGCTGGCGCAGGCCAGCATGTTCTGCCTGCATGGGCAGCTGGAGCCCGGCACGGTCGGGTACCTCGCCGGGATCGAGGGCGCGCGCTTCAAACGTAAGGTGATTCCCGGCGATCAGCTGCACCTGCACGCGAAACTGGAGTTCCTGCGCCGGGGCCTGGGCAAGACCACCTGCCGCGCCGAGGTGGACGGCGTGGTGGTGGCCGAGGCGACCATCCTGTTCGCGGTCGCGCAGGGGTGA
- a CDS encoding rod shape-determining protein, whose amino-acid sequence MLRLGRFDRRASVRLSEDIGIDLGTATFLIYSKSRGLVLQEPSVIAMARDSKKVKAVGEEAYRMIGRTPGGIVAVRPIKDGVIADEGLTEKMITMFLQKVQGSAGRLFGFKPQLMVGVPSNVSDVEKRAVLRAALNSNAKRAFLIEEPLAAAIGAGLRIAEPIGSMVVDIGGGSTDVAVISLGGIVVSESMRVAGNEFDESIIRYVRRKHNVLIGERTAEEIKVKVGAAMLLDDAENLTAEVRGRDLVNGLPKTISLDSTDVVEALSEPVTKIVDGVKRVLEITPPELVSDIIDRGIVMTGGGSLLRNFDELLRQTTGIPVAVAENAVEAVAVGTGMALEMIPVLGDSLVSSDNYLRR is encoded by the coding sequence GTGCTACGATTGGGACGTTTTGACCGGAGGGCGAGTGTGAGGCTGTCAGAAGACATTGGAATTGACCTTGGAACGGCAACGTTCCTTATTTACAGCAAGAGCCGCGGCCTGGTACTCCAGGAACCCAGCGTGATCGCCATGGCGCGCGACAGTAAGAAAGTCAAGGCTGTCGGCGAGGAAGCCTACCGCATGATCGGGCGCACGCCCGGCGGGATCGTCGCCGTGCGGCCCATCAAGGACGGCGTGATCGCCGACGAGGGCCTGACCGAGAAGATGATCACCATGTTCCTGCAGAAGGTGCAGGGCAGCGCGGGTCGCCTGTTCGGCTTCAAACCGCAGCTGATGGTCGGCGTGCCCAGCAACGTCAGCGACGTGGAAAAACGCGCCGTGCTGCGCGCCGCCCTGAACAGCAACGCCAAGCGCGCCTTCCTGATCGAGGAGCCGCTGGCCGCCGCGATCGGCGCGGGCCTGCGCATTGCCGAGCCGATCGGTTCGATGGTCGTGGATATCGGCGGGGGCAGCACGGACGTGGCCGTGATCTCGCTGGGCGGCATTGTCGTCAGCGAGAGCATGCGCGTGGCGGGCAACGAGTTCGACGAGAGCATCATCCGCTACGTGCGCCGCAAGCACAACGTGCTGATCGGTGAACGCACCGCCGAGGAGATCAAGGTGAAGGTCGGGGCGGCCATGCTGCTCGACGACGCCGAGAACCTGACCGCCGAGGTGCGCGGCCGTGACCTCGTGAACGGCCTGCCCAAGACCATCAGCCTGGACAGCACGGACGTGGTCGAGGCGCTCTCGGAACCCGTCACGAAGATCGTGGACGGCGTCAAGCGCGTGCTGGAAATCACCCCGCCGGAACTGGTGAGCGACATCATCGACCGTGGCATCGTGATGACCGGCGGCGGGTCGCTGCTGCGTAACTTCGACGAACTGCTGCGCCAGACGACCGGCATTCCGGTCGCGGTGGCCGAGAACGCCGTCGAGGCCGTCGCGGTCGGCACCGGCATGGCCCTGGAGATGATTCCGGTGCTGGGCGACTCGCTGGTGTCCAGCGACAACTACCTGCGCCGCTGA
- a CDS encoding acyl-CoA dehydrogenase: MTTTAPTAADTGMSFGLTDEQRMIVQHVREYARAEIAPHAAAFDRSGEYPRAQLRGLAELGLMGATIPEQWGGAGLDSVTYALCLEEIAAADASVAVIVSVQNGLPEQMILRYGTDTQKETYLRPLATGEHIGAFCLTESGAGSDAASLSLRATPDGDHWILNGTKAWITSGGQADTYLVMARTGGPGARGVSCFIVPASTPGLSCGRPEEKLGLHASHTTTVTLEDARIPHANMVGEEGQGLIIALASLDAGRIGIAMQALGIARAALEHAARYASEREQFGKKLREFEGVSFKIARMAARTESARLVALKAAWLKDHGQPYGKEASIAKLLASEAAVDAARDAIQIFGGNGYSREYPVERLYRDAKVTEIYEGTSEIQQLVISRAVFGELT, from the coding sequence ATGACCACCACCGCCCCCACCGCAGCGGACACCGGCATGAGCTTCGGCCTGACCGACGAGCAACGCATGATCGTGCAGCACGTCCGCGAGTACGCCCGCGCCGAGATCGCCCCGCACGCCGCCGCCTTCGACCGCAGCGGCGAGTACCCGCGCGCGCAACTGCGCGGCCTGGCCGAACTGGGCCTGATGGGCGCCACCATCCCCGAACAGTGGGGCGGCGCGGGCCTCGACTCGGTCACGTACGCCCTGTGCCTCGAAGAGATCGCCGCCGCCGACGCCAGCGTCGCCGTGATCGTCAGCGTGCAGAACGGCCTGCCCGAACAGATGATCCTGCGCTACGGCACCGACACGCAGAAAGAAACCTACCTGCGTCCCCTCGCCACAGGCGAACACATCGGCGCGTTCTGCCTGACCGAGAGCGGCGCAGGCAGCGACGCCGCCAGCCTGTCCCTCAGGGCCACCCCCGACGGCGACCACTGGATCCTGAACGGCACCAAGGCCTGGATCACCAGCGGCGGACAGGCCGACACCTACCTCGTCATGGCCCGCACCGGCGGCCCAGGCGCACGCGGCGTCAGTTGCTTCATCGTGCCCGCCAGCACCCCCGGCCTGAGCTGCGGCCGCCCCGAGGAGAAACTCGGCCTGCACGCCAGCCACACCACCACCGTCACCCTCGAAGACGCCCGGATTCCCCACGCCAACATGGTCGGCGAGGAAGGCCAGGGCCTGATCATCGCGCTGGCCAGCCTGGACGCCGGCCGCATCGGCATTGCCATGCAGGCCCTCGGCATCGCCCGCGCCGCGCTGGAACACGCCGCCCGCTACGCCAGCGAACGCGAGCAGTTCGGCAAGAAACTCCGCGAATTCGAAGGCGTGTCCTTCAAGATCGCCCGCATGGCCGCCCGTACCGAGAGTGCCCGCCTCGTCGCCCTGAAAGCCGCGTGGCTCAAGGACCACGGCCAGCCGTACGGCAAGGAAGCCAGCATCGCCAAACTCCTGGCCAGCGAGGCCGCCGTGGACGCTGCCCGCGACGCCATCCAGATCTTCGGCGGCAACGGCTACAGCCGCGAGTACCCCGTCGAACGCCTGTACCGCGACGCCAAGGTCACGGAAATCTACGAGGGCACCAGCGAAATCCAGCAACTCGTGATCAGCCGCGCCGTGTTCGGCGAACTCACGTAA
- a CDS encoding DUF4174 domain-containing protein — MPTLLLALAATASPFTLGDSAGRPWSLSSALGRERILIVRNPSAAYLNTVRAQDTALQVRDLRVVALLPPDDARLNGPRTLMLTLLADPGGRIGAQYGPATLIGKDRGIKARYPAPPALNTVAALIDTMPMRQQERQQRGR, encoded by the coding sequence ATGCCGACCCTGCTGCTGGCCCTCGCCGCCACCGCCAGTCCCTTCACCCTGGGCGACAGCGCGGGCCGCCCCTGGTCCCTGAGCAGCGCCCTGGGCCGCGAACGCATCCTGATTGTCCGCAACCCCAGCGCCGCGTACCTGAACACCGTCCGCGCACAGGACACGGCGTTACAGGTCCGTGACCTGCGCGTCGTGGCCCTGCTCCCACCAGACGACGCCCGCCTGAACGGCCCCCGCACCCTGATGCTCACGCTGCTCGCCGACCCCGGTGGACGCATCGGCGCGCAGTACGGCCCCGCCACCCTGATCGGCAAGGACCGCGGCATCAAGGCCCGCTACCCCGCGCCGCCCGCCCTGAACACCGTCGCCGCCCTGATCGACACCATGCCCATGCGCCAGCAGGAACGCCAGCAGCGGGGCCGCTGA